TCTTTTAAGCTACTTACAGCATCTAAGGTATCTCTACCCCTTTTAAGCTCCAATATGACCATATTTCCATTTTATCCTTACCAAGAATGTCAATAACACCGTTTGAAATGAACTTTTCCTTTGCAGTAGGTTTAAAACCCTCTTCAATTACTTCAGGATTTTCGTAGAATATTAAATTGGCCATATCTTCTTCGCTTCCAATTAAATCCAGTTTTTCGTAATCTTGAGCAATAAAATAAATTATTACATGGATTTTGGAGATTTCAACATCTAATATTTCTTTTGGATTTTTTCTAATACTCCTAATTAAAATTAAATCATCCTTTACTTTATATCTTACACTGCATCCTGGCGGCTGCCAGTTGACCGGATTTATTTTTTCACATTTATGAACAGGGAAAGAACCATCAGGCTTAATTATAACAAACCTATCCCCATAATCAAGAGTACTTTTAGCTCTACCTTCATAATGAACCCTGCAGCAGGCCGTGATTATTTAGAATAGCCTTATTTTTAAGTCCCCGTTCTAAAATTTCGCTGGCCTTTTTAATACTGGGATTTTCTTTAACTTTGAATTTTTCCATAGATATTCCCATAATATTGATTCTTGGCTAACAGTAAATTAAAAAATTAAAATAAAATAATTGATTTTTACAATAAAAATGAAAAAAGTGAAGATAACTCATCTTTCATCTTCAAATCTATCAGAAATCATGAATTTCTGATGCATTGAAAAAGCTATGCTTGTTCAAATGCTGTTGCCTTAACTATCTGGAGGTTTGGAGTTTTAGCGTTTTGATTACTTGATTTAACTGTTTTTACTGTGACTTTTTCAACTCTTTCATTTATTGTTTCGCGGAATGTGTCAAAAACTACAGAGTAATTTTCAAGCTTGTTTAATTCAGTACCATTAAGTGCATGGCTTAAACTGTCTATTAACTGGTATACTCTGCCTCCTTTTTCTCCGTAAATTTTTGCAACGTCGTCGTCAAAGTATGCAGATGTGATAAGTCCACATATCCATTTTTGCTTGTTTTTATGGTCTGTGATTATAATATAGAACTCCTGTACTTCTTTATTTTTAATTTCCTTGGATTTTAATTCTCCTATGTATATGTCACCAGTGATTTCACTTCCTATCTCAAGCTGAGAGAGGTATTTAGTATCATAGTCGTCTTCATAGCTGGTACTACCTTTTTGAATTCCTAAATCAAGCATATACTCACCTCTTTTAATTAAAACTCATTTTTTGAAATCATTCACAGCGAACGTTTCCTTCTTCTTCAGGAAGCTGGTATTCGAATCCTTCTTTCCTGCACCAGTCAAAAAGTGCTTCTGTTGCACCGCGTGATAATCTTCCCTGTTTATCCCCATATTTTTGCCTTGTTATTCGTCTGAATGCAATTTCCAGCTCATCTGGAATACATACTGTTATCGCTCCCGTCAGATCCTTCCCAATTATTTTTTATGCTTTATGTTATATGTTTTATTTTTAGTATATAAAGTTTTCGATTGAACTTGGATATTACCCATAAATAAAAGCATTGATAAAAAGAATGGAGAATATTAAATTATAATTTTCCAATATAAGCTAAAAAAACATGTGATAAAATCATTAATATGGATTATTCTTTTTAAAACTTAAGTTATGAAACTATAAGTACAATGTATAACTTAATAAATAGTAGTAAATAATGAAATTAATGTATTTTAAATTTGTGTGATAAATGGTGATAATATGAGAGTAGTCGAAGATATAATCGGAAAAGAAGTATTGGATAGTTCTGCGACCATTATGGGGAAAGTGAAAGATATTGAAGTCAATTTAGGTACTCGAAAAATAGAAGCAATTGTAATTGGAAAAGGTGGAATTTCAGAAAGCATAGGCATTTCTAAAGAGGAGAATGTTATACCTTATGACATGGTTAAGCAGATCGGTGATAAAATACTTCTAAAAGAGAACATAGACGAACCAGGATTAGAAACACAAGAATTAGGGCTATAATCGATTTTTATACCCCGAACATTACATGTTCGAGGGCTGTAAAAACTAAAGCCAACAAAAATCTGTGATTTTTGTAGCGTGGAAAATTTTCAATTTTTCAGGTTGCAAACTTTGTTTGCAAACATCAAAATCGTAGATTTTGAAAGGTTTTTTACGCATCCAAAAACGTAGTTTTTCAGGCTTTTTCTGAACTTTCGAAAATCCATGATTTTCGATGCAAAAACACGGGGTGTTTAATTGCCACAAAAATTAAAAATTTTTGAGGTAGAAGGCATTTGTAATATCTGTGGTAAACCTGGTAAAATGTATACATGCTCTTTATGTGGAAATAACGTATGTATAGATTGCTATGATTTGACAAAGGGCCTTTGTAAGTTATGTAAAAGATATCCTGGAAAAAGAATCTGAATTTAATAATTAAGTGATGTAAATGGAAACTGAAAAAAATGAATTAATTAGACTTCTTAATGAAAAAGAAGTAGTTAAATTCGGCAAATTTACTCTTTCATCAGGAAAAGAAAGCAATTACTACGTGAACATGAAAATGGCCATTACAGACCCAAACATACTTAAATCTATTGCAAAAATAGTTTCAGGTCAAATAAATAGAAATGAAATAGATAAAGTTGCAGGTCCTGCCTTGGGAGCCATTCCAATTGTAACAGCGGTTTCTCTTGAGTCTTCAATCCCCATGCTCATGATCAGGAAATCAAAAAAAGGTTATGGGACTTCAGAACTTATAGAAGGAAATCTTTTAGATGGAGATTCAGTTATAGTAATCGAAGATGTAACTACAACCGGTAATTCCCTAAT
The window above is part of the Methanobacterium sp. genome. Proteins encoded here:
- a CDS encoding endonuclease NucS codes for the protein MTACCRVHYEGRAKSTLDYGDRFVIIKPDGSFPVHKCEKINPVNWQPPGCSVRYKVKDDLILIRSIRKNPKEILDVEISKIHVIIYFIAQDYEKLDLIGSEEDMANLIFYENPEVIEEGFKPTAKEKFISNGVIDILGKDKMEIWSYWSLKGVEIP
- a CDS encoding PRC-barrel domain-containing protein, whose amino-acid sequence is MRVVEDIIGKEVLDSSATIMGKVKDIEVNLGTRKIEAIVIGKGGISESIGISKEENVIPYDMVKQIGDKILLKENIDEPGLETQELGL
- the pyrE gene encoding orotate phosphoribosyltransferase, whose amino-acid sequence is METEKNELIRLLNEKEVVKFGKFTLSSGKESNYYVNMKMAITDPNILKSIAKIVSGQINRNEIDKVAGPALGAIPIVTAVSLESSIPMLMIRKSKKGYGTSELIEGNLLDGDSVIVIEDVTTTGNSLIRAIEALEDNGGKVKRAFVVVDRAEGAIKNLKEKGIKLEPILSINDFNK